The following proteins are co-located in the Micromonospora viridifaciens genome:
- a CDS encoding Ldh family oxidoreductase, giving the protein MSALEFQPAVPVRWLTDAVAAVFQALGFSADAAGLVAGSLVDADRRGIPSHGVMLLPMYVDRIKAGSVSRAERAEVVLDKGAIAVLDAGHALGQLTGDQAMRLAVAKARTYGVGVVTVRRAFHFGGAFRYVDLAARNGCIGIAAANTRPLMPAPGGASAVVGNNPLAVGVPRADGKPVILDVALSEAALGKIRLAAGEGREIPPTWATDAQGRPTTDPAAAIKGLLLPSGAHKGYGLAFMIDVLTGVLSGGAYGQGVQGLYADVSVPNDCAHFFLALDAEAFTEDAEVLARRVDDLAGQVLASALAPGTEQVYLPGDIEAGRYDRALRDGVALQPSVFAGLVEIADALGVALPPPVSAG; this is encoded by the coding sequence ATGAGCGCGCTCGAGTTCCAGCCGGCCGTCCCGGTGCGGTGGCTGACCGACGCGGTCGCCGCGGTCTTCCAGGCCTTGGGCTTCTCCGCGGACGCGGCAGGCCTGGTCGCCGGCTCCCTGGTGGACGCCGACAGGCGTGGGATTCCCTCGCACGGCGTGATGCTGTTGCCGATGTACGTCGACCGGATCAAGGCCGGCTCGGTCAGCCGGGCCGAACGCGCCGAGGTGGTCCTGGACAAGGGCGCCATCGCGGTGCTCGACGCCGGCCACGCGCTGGGCCAGCTCACCGGTGACCAGGCGATGCGGCTGGCGGTGGCGAAGGCGCGTACCTACGGGGTCGGTGTGGTCACCGTCCGCCGGGCGTTCCACTTCGGCGGGGCGTTCCGGTACGTCGACCTCGCCGCGCGCAACGGCTGCATCGGCATCGCCGCGGCCAACACGCGGCCGCTGATGCCCGCACCGGGTGGCGCGTCCGCCGTGGTCGGCAACAACCCGCTCGCGGTGGGCGTACCACGGGCGGACGGCAAGCCGGTGATCCTCGACGTGGCGCTCTCCGAGGCCGCGCTCGGCAAGATCCGGCTGGCCGCCGGTGAGGGCCGGGAGATCCCGCCGACCTGGGCGACCGACGCGCAGGGGCGGCCGACCACCGATCCGGCCGCCGCGATCAAGGGCCTGCTGCTGCCGTCCGGCGCCCACAAGGGGTACGGTCTCGCTTTCATGATCGACGTACTCACCGGGGTGCTGTCCGGTGGGGCGTACGGCCAGGGAGTGCAGGGCCTCTACGCCGACGTGTCGGTGCCGAACGACTGCGCGCACTTCTTCCTCGCCCTCGACGCCGAGGCGTTCACCGAGGACGCGGAGGTGCTGGCCCGCCGGGTGGACGACCTGGCCGGCCAGGTGCTCGCCTCCGCGCTGGCACCCGGCACGGAGCAGGTCTACCTGCCCGGTGACATCGAAGCCGGCCGGTACGACCGGGCGCTGCGCGACGGGGTCGCGCTCCAGCCGTCGGTCTTCGCCGGGCTGGTAGAGATCGCCGACGCGCTGGGCGTGGCGCTCCCGCCACCGGTCAGCGCCGGCTGA
- a CDS encoding ABC transporter permease, with product MTVIESRRTRPAKPRTDSRLSQYALPVLGLVAATGLWWAITVVFEVESFLLPSPTQVVQAMVEQSDYLWDNSLVTLWETLLGFLLAIVVGVPLALTVTASRVLERTVYPLLLMLNAVPKVAVAPLLVVWLGFGQFPKVFLVFLVCFFPIVISTAAGLSSTPADLVELGRSLKTNWWQTFRMIRMPAAIPQLFVGLKLAITLAVIGAVIAEFVGATEGLGYAIVASGSSADTALAFAAMILLGVMSVVLFYLLAAIERLCVPWADRA from the coding sequence GTGACAGTCATCGAGTCCCGCCGTACCCGGCCGGCCAAGCCGCGGACGGACAGTCGTCTGAGCCAGTACGCCCTGCCAGTCCTCGGCCTGGTGGCCGCTACCGGTCTGTGGTGGGCGATCACCGTCGTCTTCGAGGTGGAGAGCTTCCTGCTGCCGTCGCCGACGCAGGTGGTGCAGGCCATGGTCGAACAGTCCGACTACCTGTGGGACAACAGCTTGGTCACCCTGTGGGAGACCCTGCTGGGCTTCCTGCTGGCCATCGTGGTCGGGGTGCCGCTGGCGCTGACCGTCACCGCCTCCCGGGTGCTGGAGCGGACCGTCTACCCGCTGCTGCTGATGCTCAACGCCGTCCCGAAGGTCGCCGTCGCTCCGCTGCTGGTGGTCTGGCTGGGCTTCGGCCAGTTCCCCAAGGTCTTCCTGGTCTTCCTGGTCTGCTTCTTCCCGATCGTCATCTCCACCGCCGCCGGCCTCAGCTCCACCCCGGCCGACCTGGTGGAGCTGGGCCGGTCGCTGAAGACCAACTGGTGGCAGACGTTCCGCATGATCCGGATGCCGGCCGCGATCCCGCAGCTCTTCGTCGGTCTCAAGCTCGCCATCACCCTCGCCGTCATCGGCGCGGTGATCGCCGAGTTCGTCGGCGCCACCGAGGGGCTGGGCTATGCGATCGTCGCCTCCGGCTCCAGCGCCGACACCGCGCTGGCCTTCGCCGCGATGATCCTGCTCGGGGTGATGAGTGTCGTGCTGTTCTACCTGCTGGCGGCGATCGAGCGGCTCTGCGTCCCGTGGGCGGACCGGGCATGA
- a CDS encoding ABC transporter ATP-binding protein has translation MIGIRNVSQIYRTRAGDVEALRDLSLEVADGEFVAIVGRSGCGKSSLLRLVAGLQDATSGEITVAGTPVQGPRRDIGFMFQRPALLPWRSVIDNVLLPTEVFKLNKAAARTRAHELLDLVGLNGFEKRLPHELSGGMQQRVSLCRALIQQPRVLLMDEPFSALDALTRADLTVELQRLHMKEASTVLFVTHSVDEAVLLADRVVVLSPRPGRLREIVKIDIARPRSLGHDGHSAELGDLRAQLHDLLMTPEEVAR, from the coding sequence ATGATCGGAATTCGTAACGTTTCGCAGATCTACCGCACCCGGGCCGGTGACGTGGAGGCCCTGCGCGATCTGTCGCTGGAGGTCGCCGACGGCGAGTTCGTGGCGATCGTCGGGCGGTCCGGCTGCGGGAAGTCCAGCCTGCTGCGATTGGTGGCGGGACTCCAGGACGCCACCTCGGGCGAGATAACCGTCGCCGGCACCCCGGTCCAGGGGCCGCGGCGCGACATCGGCTTCATGTTCCAGCGCCCGGCGCTGCTGCCCTGGCGATCGGTCATCGACAACGTGCTGCTGCCGACCGAGGTATTCAAGCTGAACAAGGCGGCCGCCCGGACCCGCGCCCACGAGCTCCTCGACCTGGTCGGGCTGAACGGCTTCGAGAAGCGCCTGCCGCACGAGCTCTCCGGCGGCATGCAGCAGCGGGTCTCGCTGTGCCGGGCGCTCATCCAGCAGCCCCGGGTACTGCTGATGGACGAGCCGTTCTCCGCGCTCGACGCGCTCACCCGCGCCGATCTCACGGTCGAGCTCCAGCGCCTCCACATGAAAGAGGCCTCCACAGTGCTCTTCGTGACGCACTCGGTCGACGAGGCCGTGCTGCTGGCCGACCGGGTGGTCGTGCTCAGCCCGCGCCCCGGCCGGTTGCGCGAGATCGTGAAGATCGACATCGCTCGTCCGCGTTCGCTCGGGCACGACGGCCACTCGGCCGAACTCGGCGACCTGCGCGCCCAACTGCACGACCTGCTGATGACCCCCGAGGAGGTGGCACGGTGA
- a CDS encoding ABC transporter substrate-binding protein: MSGRNRLVAAVAAAALALTVSGCGGSEKTDSPDAASVTYLTSFGTFGRDSYAYVALEKGYFEEAGLKVTIKPGTGTVDVMKLIGSGQADYGTGDLSGFITTMANDKFPVRAVAAIHQKSMAGIASLGKAIDSPEKLPGASIADSSGSTNMIIFPAYAKAAGIDPSSVKFVPSSPQALPQLLAAGSVDAIGQFAAGKPLLEKAAGGKTVTLLPYADKLPDLYGNGLLVSESKLSSNRDEVEKFTAALLKGLLYAVEHPEEAAQLLKKHDRTADEKVAAAELTEMRPYVLGDGGTAGTLDRARVERMITLLADTGTLKSTPTADNLGVYDIAKP, from the coding sequence ATGTCAGGTCGTAACCGGCTCGTCGCGGCTGTCGCCGCAGCGGCCCTTGCCCTCACCGTCTCCGGCTGCGGTGGTTCGGAGAAGACCGATTCCCCCGATGCCGCCTCCGTCACCTACCTGACCTCCTTCGGGACGTTCGGTCGGGACTCGTACGCCTACGTAGCCCTGGAGAAGGGCTACTTCGAGGAAGCCGGGCTCAAGGTCACCATCAAGCCCGGCACCGGCACCGTCGACGTGATGAAGCTGATCGGGTCGGGGCAGGCCGACTACGGCACCGGCGACCTCTCCGGGTTCATCACCACCATGGCCAACGACAAGTTCCCGGTCCGCGCGGTCGCCGCCATCCACCAGAAGTCGATGGCCGGGATCGCCTCGCTGGGCAAGGCGATCGACTCGCCGGAGAAGCTGCCCGGCGCCAGCATCGCGGACAGCTCCGGCTCCACCAACATGATCATTTTCCCGGCGTACGCCAAGGCGGCCGGCATCGACCCGAGCTCCGTGAAGTTCGTCCCGTCCTCGCCGCAGGCCCTGCCGCAGTTGCTCGCCGCCGGTTCGGTCGACGCGATCGGCCAGTTCGCCGCCGGCAAGCCGTTGCTGGAGAAGGCAGCCGGCGGCAAGACCGTCACCCTGCTGCCGTACGCGGACAAGCTGCCCGACCTGTACGGCAACGGCCTGCTGGTCTCCGAGTCGAAGCTGTCCAGCAACCGCGACGAGGTCGAGAAGTTCACCGCCGCGCTGCTCAAGGGCCTGCTCTACGCGGTGGAGCACCCCGAGGAAGCCGCGCAGTTGCTCAAGAAGCACGACCGGACGGCCGACGAGAAGGTGGCCGCCGCCGAACTCACCGAGATGCGCCCGTACGTCCTGGGCGACGGCGGGACCGCCGGGACGCTGGACCGGGCGCGGGTCGAACGCATGATCACGTTGCTCGCCGACACGGGCACCCTCAAGTCCACGCCGACCGCCGACAACCTCGGCGTCTACGACATCGCAAAGCCGTAA
- a CDS encoding LacI family DNA-binding transcriptional regulator produces the protein MGSGRLTVREIARLAGVSVATVSRVSNGTGQVSEETRRRVLRAIEEHGYRPHHLGRALAARRHGAVGLVFPGLSGPYFSELIQGFESEAVKSRTSVHILCTHLRADSDAEVIEMAHRVDGLAVLGGTVSPDTIEELAAMLPVVVLAGDGPAGVPAVRVDNAAAAAALTRHLLADHGLRRLEFVGDPSGSPDVTERWAGFRQAHRELSLPLPRAPIRVGLQQPDGVYAAEQVLRRLIPPQGVVCANDETALGMLVGVSGNGLRVPEDLVVTGFDDITMAALVTPPLTTVRQPVRELAARTARLLLQVAAGDAGRADSGLVFPTELVIRGSCGCPTGTDSTSTTGRRRT, from the coding sequence ATGGGCAGTGGTCGGCTGACCGTACGGGAGATCGCTCGCCTGGCCGGAGTGTCGGTCGCGACGGTGTCCCGGGTCTCCAACGGCACCGGGCAGGTGTCCGAGGAGACCCGCCGGCGGGTGCTGCGGGCGATCGAAGAGCACGGCTACCGACCACACCATCTCGGTCGCGCCCTGGCGGCGCGCCGGCACGGGGCGGTCGGTCTGGTCTTCCCCGGGCTGTCCGGGCCGTACTTCTCGGAGCTGATCCAGGGCTTCGAGTCGGAGGCGGTGAAGAGCCGGACCAGCGTCCACATTCTCTGCACCCACCTGCGCGCCGACTCCGACGCCGAGGTCATCGAGATGGCACATCGGGTCGACGGCCTGGCCGTGCTCGGCGGCACGGTCTCCCCCGACACCATCGAGGAGCTCGCCGCCATGCTCCCCGTCGTGGTCCTGGCCGGCGACGGACCCGCCGGGGTGCCGGCCGTACGGGTGGACAACGCCGCCGCGGCGGCCGCGCTGACCCGGCACCTGCTGGCCGATCACGGGTTGCGCCGGCTGGAGTTCGTCGGCGACCCGAGCGGCTCGCCCGACGTAACCGAGCGCTGGGCGGGGTTCCGGCAGGCGCACCGGGAGCTGAGCCTGCCGCTGCCCCGGGCGCCGATCCGGGTCGGCCTGCAGCAGCCCGACGGCGTCTACGCCGCCGAGCAGGTGCTGCGGCGGTTGATCCCGCCGCAGGGCGTGGTCTGCGCCAACGACGAGACCGCGCTGGGGATGCTCGTCGGCGTCTCGGGCAACGGCCTGCGGGTGCCGGAGGATCTGGTGGTCACCGGCTTCGACGACATAACGATGGCCGCGCTCGTCACGCCGCCGCTGACGACCGTCCGGCAGCCGGTGCGCGAACTGGCCGCGCGGACCGCGCGGCTGCTGCTGCAGGTCGCCGCCGGGGACGCCGGGCGAGCCGACAGCGGCCTGGTGTTTCCGACCGAACTCGTCATCCGGGGCAGCTGTGGCTGCCCGACCGGCACCGACTCCACATCCACCACCGGTCGCCGCCGGACCTGA
- a CDS encoding sugar ABC transporter substrate-binding protein yields the protein MKQLRFATALVVALALGVTGCGRDEGTAGSGGQPAGKQIAEGKARGEITVWAMGAEGEKLTALAADFTRENPEAKVNVTSFPFDAAHDKIATAIAGRQTPDVSMMGTTWMGEFAKTGAFDPTPTGLFDKSTFFEGAWNTTVVDGTSYGVPWYVETRLIFHRSDLAAKAGVQKPTDWPGLTDFVTGMKDKGGAKWGIYLQPGGTGAWQTFMPFAWQAGADIMRDGKFTLDTPEMQKALEYYASFFKQGLASAQLAPEAVGSGFIKGEVGAFVSGPWHMGILREDGGAALEGKWDVAQMPRNKAGTSFIGGSDLVVYQDSKNRDTAWKFVQFLTTAAAQQKLYELVGSLPSVQESWQSGKLADDPFLKAFGEQLKDAKSAPAIATWEQIADVIDDGIERVVRGVSDPATAAKEMQSKASSIGTGS from the coding sequence ATGAAGCAGTTGAGGTTTGCGACAGCCCTGGTGGTCGCCCTCGCGCTGGGGGTTACCGGCTGCGGCCGGGACGAGGGCACCGCGGGCTCCGGCGGCCAGCCCGCCGGCAAGCAGATCGCCGAAGGCAAGGCCAGGGGCGAGATCACGGTCTGGGCCATGGGCGCCGAGGGCGAGAAGCTGACCGCCCTCGCGGCCGACTTCACCAGGGAGAATCCGGAAGCCAAGGTCAACGTCACGTCGTTCCCGTTCGACGCCGCACACGACAAGATCGCCACGGCCATCGCGGGCCGGCAGACGCCGGACGTCAGCATGATGGGTACGACCTGGATGGGCGAGTTCGCCAAGACGGGCGCGTTCGACCCCACCCCCACCGGCCTGTTCGACAAGAGCACGTTCTTCGAGGGCGCGTGGAACACCACGGTCGTCGACGGCACCTCCTACGGGGTCCCGTGGTACGTCGAGACTCGGCTGATCTTCCACCGCAGTGATCTCGCCGCGAAGGCGGGCGTGCAGAAGCCGACCGACTGGCCGGGCCTCACCGACTTCGTCACGGGGATGAAGGACAAGGGCGGCGCCAAGTGGGGCATCTACCTGCAGCCGGGCGGGACGGGCGCATGGCAGACCTTCATGCCGTTCGCCTGGCAGGCCGGCGCGGACATCATGCGGGACGGCAAGTTCACCCTCGACACCCCGGAGATGCAGAAGGCGCTGGAGTACTACGCGTCGTTCTTCAAGCAGGGACTCGCCTCGGCGCAGCTGGCCCCCGAAGCAGTGGGTTCGGGCTTCATCAAGGGTGAGGTCGGCGCGTTCGTGTCCGGCCCCTGGCACATGGGCATCCTGCGGGAGGACGGCGGCGCGGCGCTCGAGGGCAAGTGGGACGTCGCGCAGATGCCGCGGAACAAGGCCGGTACCTCCTTCATCGGCGGCTCCGACCTGGTGGTCTACCAGGACTCGAAGAACCGTGACACGGCCTGGAAGTTCGTCCAGTTCCTCACCACCGCGGCGGCGCAGCAGAAGCTGTACGAGCTGGTCGGCAGCCTCCCGTCGGTGCAGGAGAGCTGGCAGTCGGGGAAGCTGGCCGACGACCCGTTCCTGAAGGCGTTCGGTGAGCAGCTCAAGGACGCGAAGTCGGCGCCGGCGATCGCCACCTGGGAGCAGATCGCCGACGTCATCGACGACGGCATCGAGCGGGTGGTGCGCGGCGTCTCCGATCCCGCCACCGCCGCCAAGGAGATGCAGTCCAAGGCGTCCTCGATCGGCACCGGGAGCTGA
- a CDS encoding carbohydrate ABC transporter permease, whose product MASATAQRPVRAGGRRGATARRREGVAGWGFALPFLLVFAVFMAGPVLASFAMSLTDLRSADLRDPLGVDPVGLDNYVRLLGDDTFRQAAVNTAYFVLVGIPLTMVLGLAAAVGLDAGITRFRTFFRVGYYLPVVTSIVAIAVVWRFLLEPDSGLVNTLLGYVGIDGPSWLTDPTTAMPALIVMAAWRNMGYLMVIFLAGLQAIPRELYEAAAIDGSGAWSRFRHVTVPLMRPTLLFGGVITGIGYLQFFEEPFVMTKGGPLDTTLSVAFYIYNQFGFGNYSYAAAISYVLFLAILVLTLVQFRLLRSKT is encoded by the coding sequence GTGGCGTCGGCCACCGCGCAGCGACCTGTGCGCGCCGGCGGCAGGCGGGGGGCCACGGCCAGGCGCCGGGAGGGCGTCGCGGGTTGGGGTTTCGCGCTTCCATTCCTGCTGGTCTTCGCGGTGTTCATGGCGGGCCCGGTGCTGGCCTCGTTCGCCATGAGCCTCACCGACCTGCGCAGCGCCGACCTGCGCGACCCTCTCGGGGTCGACCCGGTCGGCCTGGACAACTACGTCAGGCTGCTCGGTGACGACACGTTCCGCCAGGCCGCCGTCAACACGGCATACTTCGTGCTGGTCGGGATTCCGCTGACGATGGTGCTGGGGCTCGCCGCGGCGGTCGGCCTGGACGCCGGGATCACCCGGTTCCGGACGTTCTTCCGGGTCGGCTACTACCTGCCCGTCGTCACGAGCATCGTGGCCATCGCCGTCGTCTGGCGCTTTCTGCTCGAGCCGGACAGCGGCCTGGTCAACACGCTGCTCGGCTACGTCGGCATCGACGGTCCGAGCTGGCTGACCGACCCCACCACCGCCATGCCCGCGCTCATCGTGATGGCGGCCTGGCGGAACATGGGATATCTGATGGTCATCTTCCTGGCCGGGCTGCAGGCGATCCCCCGGGAGCTGTACGAGGCGGCGGCCATCGACGGCAGCGGAGCGTGGTCGCGGTTCCGCCACGTCACCGTGCCGCTGATGCGGCCCACGCTGCTGTTCGGCGGCGTCATCACCGGCATCGGCTACCTGCAGTTCTTCGAGGAGCCGTTCGTGATGACGAAGGGCGGCCCGCTGGACACGACGCTGTCGGTGGCGTTCTACATCTACAACCAGTTCGGTTTCGGCAACTACAGCTACGCCGCCGCCATCAGCTATGTCCTGTTCCTCGCCATTCTCGTCCTCACCCTGGTGCAGTTCCGGCTGCTCCGCTCGAAGACGTGA
- a CDS encoding carbohydrate ABC transporter permease: MPEARDHLWVYVVLAGGLVLLVGPFVWMLLGSFKTDAEVRRVPPTWLPESPTAENYRHLFTQLDFPQFFFNSSLVAVAVTVGNLVFCSMLGYALAKLRFPGKRVVFGLVLGMLMVPGMVTFVPLFMLVSKLGMVNSYPGLILPWLAQPFGVFLMRQFILGLPDDLIHAARVDGAGELRIFTRVILPLCGPALATLGILQFLATWNNFLWPLVVAQSEDRYTLPVALALYAIGQNNTRYGLLMAGAVVTILPILLIFVLLQRYFVQGIAMTGLK, encoded by the coding sequence ATGCCGGAGGCCCGGGACCACCTGTGGGTGTACGTCGTTCTCGCCGGTGGGCTCGTACTCCTGGTCGGCCCGTTCGTCTGGATGCTGCTCGGCTCGTTCAAGACCGACGCCGAGGTACGCCGGGTGCCACCCACCTGGCTGCCCGAATCCCCGACGGCGGAGAACTACCGTCACCTGTTCACGCAGTTGGACTTCCCGCAGTTCTTCTTCAACAGCAGCCTGGTGGCTGTTGCCGTCACCGTGGGCAATCTCGTGTTCTGCTCGATGCTCGGCTACGCCCTGGCGAAGCTGCGGTTTCCCGGCAAGCGGGTGGTGTTCGGGCTCGTGCTGGGGATGCTGATGGTGCCGGGCATGGTCACCTTCGTCCCGCTGTTCATGCTCGTCAGCAAGCTCGGCATGGTGAACAGCTATCCCGGGCTCATCCTGCCGTGGCTGGCCCAGCCGTTCGGGGTGTTCCTCATGCGCCAGTTCATCCTGGGCCTGCCCGACGACCTCATCCACGCGGCCCGGGTGGACGGCGCCGGAGAGTTGCGGATCTTCACCAGGGTCATCCTGCCGCTGTGCGGGCCGGCCCTGGCCACGCTCGGGATCCTGCAGTTCCTGGCCACCTGGAACAACTTCCTCTGGCCGCTGGTCGTCGCCCAGTCCGAGGACAGGTACACCCTCCCCGTGGCGCTGGCGCTCTACGCCATTGGGCAGAACAACACCCGCTACGGCCTGCTGATGGCCGGCGCGGTGGTGACCATCCTGCCGATCCTGCTCATCTTCGTGCTCCTGCAGCGCTACTTCGTGCAAGGCATCGCCATGACCGGCCTCAAGTGA
- a CDS encoding glucoamylase family protein produces MRSRSRLTVVAGVIMSVGLVVASAPAATAAPAPDATPGRNAVLHRYAADTWRSFTALVDPATGMVADNIGGDLDPADRSAYTSPTNIGAYLWSTVAARETRLISAGEARTRIAQTLATLAELEIHEASGMYYNWYDPSTGAKLTSWPADGSTVHPFLSSVDNGWLATALAIVEEQVPELAAPAGALLRRMDFGFYYNPAERQIRGGFWVDPPPGCSVAGNYRGGPDVYYTCHHYGAFNTEPRIASYLGIAAGQIPSEHYFGMFRTFPPEGCDWSWSEQRAVGQWRTYLGVRVFEGAYRYRGMQLVPTWGGSMFEALMVPLFVPEEKWGRDSWAINHPTYVRAQIEHGLREAGYGYWGFSPSNNPAGGYREYGVDPIGMDAGGYTSDQERTTVDHGYGECRPAQPPPTAYGQGVVTPHASFLALRYAPEEALLNLANLRRDFDAYGPGGFYDAVNVASGQVSRRYLALDQGMIMAALGNALAHDVLREPFSKGTMKQRLAPLMRMERFSLPRRDNP; encoded by the coding sequence GTGCGATCCAGATCCCGTCTGACCGTCGTCGCCGGGGTGATCATGTCCGTCGGACTGGTCGTCGCCTCCGCCCCCGCGGCCACCGCCGCACCCGCCCCGGATGCCACCCCGGGCCGCAACGCCGTGCTGCACCGGTACGCCGCCGACACCTGGCGCTCGTTCACCGCCCTGGTGGATCCGGCCACCGGCATGGTCGCCGACAACATCGGCGGCGACCTCGACCCGGCCGACCGCTCGGCCTACACCTCGCCGACCAACATCGGCGCCTACCTGTGGAGCACGGTCGCCGCCCGGGAGACCAGGCTGATCTCGGCCGGCGAGGCGCGGACCCGCATCGCCCAGACCCTGGCCACACTGGCGGAGCTGGAGATCCACGAGGCGTCGGGCATGTACTACAACTGGTACGACCCGTCGACCGGGGCGAAGCTGACCAGCTGGCCGGCCGACGGCAGCACGGTGCATCCGTTCCTGTCCAGTGTCGACAACGGCTGGCTCGCCACCGCCCTGGCGATCGTCGAGGAGCAGGTGCCGGAGCTGGCGGCGCCGGCCGGCGCGCTGCTGCGCCGGATGGACTTCGGCTTCTACTACAACCCGGCCGAGCGGCAGATCCGCGGCGGCTTCTGGGTGGACCCGCCGCCGGGCTGCTCGGTCGCCGGGAACTACCGGGGCGGCCCCGACGTCTACTACACCTGCCACCACTACGGCGCCTTCAACACCGAGCCGCGCATCGCCAGCTACCTGGGCATCGCCGCCGGCCAGATCCCGTCCGAGCACTACTTCGGCATGTTCCGGACCTTCCCGCCGGAGGGCTGTGACTGGTCGTGGTCCGAGCAGCGGGCGGTCGGCCAGTGGCGCACGTACCTGGGCGTGCGGGTGTTCGAGGGCGCCTACCGCTACCGGGGCATGCAACTGGTGCCCACCTGGGGCGGTTCGATGTTCGAGGCGCTGATGGTGCCGCTGTTCGTGCCGGAGGAGAAGTGGGGCAGGGACAGCTGGGCGATCAACCACCCGACGTACGTGCGGGCGCAGATCGAGCACGGGCTGCGCGAGGCCGGTTATGGCTACTGGGGGTTCTCGCCGTCGAACAACCCAGCCGGCGGGTACCGGGAGTACGGCGTGGACCCGATCGGGATGGACGCCGGTGGGTACACCTCCGATCAGGAGCGCACCACCGTCGACCACGGGTACGGCGAGTGCCGGCCGGCGCAGCCGCCGCCGACGGCGTACGGGCAGGGTGTGGTGACTCCGCACGCGTCGTTCCTCGCGCTGCGCTACGCGCCGGAGGAGGCCCTGCTGAACCTGGCCAACCTGCGGCGCGACTTCGACGCGTACGGCCCCGGCGGCTTCTACGACGCGGTCAACGTGGCCAGTGGGCAGGTGTCCCGGCGTTACCTGGCACTGGACCAGGGCATGATCATGGCGGCGCTGGGCAACGCGCTGGCCCACGACGTGCTCCGTGAGCCGTTCAGCAAGGGCACGATGAAGCAGCGCCTGGCACCGCTGATGCGGATGGAGCGGTTCTCCCTGCCGCGCCGCGACAATCCCTGA